Below is a window of Halanaerobiales bacterium DNA.
ATAAAATTCAACATCTTTTCATTCCTCCTTTTGTTTCTGCAAACCATTTAAAAATAGTTCATATATAAATTCAGTATTTTTTTCTATATCAATATCTCCTCTATTTTCAAAAATAATTGTAGAACAAATACCATTTATCATCCCCAGAAAAGCACTGGCTGCTTTTTCTGGATCTGGTGTATGAAATATTCCTTCATTAATACCTCGTTTTATAATGTCTTCCAAAATATCAATAAAAGAACGAAAAATATCAATCATAGTTTTTTTCAATTCTTCATTAATAAAATTTTCTCCATCCATAAACATTTGCGTAGTTTTTTTATTTTCATCAATTCTTTTTAATCTCAACTTTATAAATTTTTTCATTATTTCTTCAGCACTTAAATCTTTTTTCTTTATTTCATTAAGTTCTCTAAGAACACTTTTTGCTTCTCTAGTTACTATTGACTGAAATAAGTCATCTTTACTATCAAAATGCCAATAAAGAGTTCCTTTTCCTAGATCTGCATTTTGGGCAATAGCAGACATAGATGTTTCATGATAACCATTTTCTAAAAAAAGTTCTTTAGCTGCTTCAATTATTTTTGCTCCAGTTGAATTTTTTTCTTTCAAAATAAAACCTCCTTCAATTTTAAAGACTCGACTTACCAGTCAGTCTAATTATAGCAAGCAAAAACTAGCCTGTCAAGGCTAGTCTGAATTCTTAAAAATTATTAAATTATATTGCCTTTTCTTTCCAACCACCTTTTTTAAACCAGAGAGAAGCAATTATTGCAGTAACAAAATTAGATAAAAACATTCCCCACCATATTCCATTTGGA
It encodes the following:
- a CDS encoding TetR/AcrR family transcriptional regulator, which produces MKEKNSTGAKIIEAAKELFLENGYHETSMSAIAQNADLGKGTLYWHFDSKDDLFQSIVTREAKSVLRELNEIKKKDLSAEEIMKKFIKLRLKRIDENKKTTQMFMDGENFINEELKKTMIDIFRSFIDILEDIIKRGINEGIFHTPDPEKAASAFLGMINGICSTIIFENRGDIDIEKNTEFIYELFLNGLQKQKEE